In one Leptospira mtsangambouensis genomic region, the following are encoded:
- a CDS encoding ABC transporter permease: protein MGIVSLITIRYIRGSRVLGFLSIKSRLSFIVMAVGVGLLVVVLSIFNGFQKQVKESLWQGGPHITIENSYGSGAIYDYEKVIAHLKSDPKLAESFVSVEGNITSHGLIQSNNNFNPIMIRAVPVDFVEKLVENGLPNFPRILQYDRDEIQSINTKKLVVVGKEMSAIYGYGLGREITMAVPGGRFTVERGVQVNVQTFRLTGLFKTGYYNYDSKFVFLSLPQAQEFFKMSGAVNQVAIKVRSLDDLKLTKHRILSRLNEDNWNKKIQDETSWSVRTIAEEQENFLAALRLEKTIISIIVFLFIVLAALGMVATVHSLIRAKRRSIGTLKALGLASNDILLIFTLNAMIVGILSSLVGGMAGIFIATKLEVIINVISEIINGIGGLLNPGDWDPVELVPKDIYYFDHIPVDIDISFIFMVTTAATILSGLAGYFPARMAANLNPVDTIRND, encoded by the coding sequence ATGGGAATTGTCTCTTTAATCACTATCCGTTACATCCGAGGGTCCAGAGTACTAGGATTCCTCTCCATCAAATCCAGGCTGTCGTTCATTGTTATGGCGGTGGGAGTGGGGCTCCTAGTGGTTGTCCTCTCCATTTTCAACGGATTCCAAAAACAAGTGAAAGAATCTCTTTGGCAAGGGGGACCACATATCACGATCGAAAACTCATATGGGTCTGGAGCGATTTATGATTATGAAAAGGTTATCGCTCACCTAAAGTCAGATCCGAAATTGGCAGAGTCTTTTGTTTCTGTCGAAGGAAACATAACGAGTCATGGACTCATTCAAAGTAATAACAACTTTAACCCCATTATGATTCGAGCAGTCCCTGTGGACTTTGTCGAAAAACTAGTGGAGAATGGGTTACCAAACTTCCCTCGCATTTTGCAATACGATCGGGATGAGATCCAATCGATCAACACGAAGAAATTGGTTGTTGTGGGAAAAGAAATGAGTGCCATCTACGGGTATGGGCTTGGTCGTGAAATCACAATGGCTGTTCCCGGTGGAAGATTCACTGTGGAACGTGGTGTCCAAGTCAATGTCCAAACCTTTCGATTGACCGGACTTTTTAAAACAGGTTATTATAATTACGATTCTAAGTTTGTGTTTTTGTCTCTTCCGCAAGCTCAAGAATTTTTTAAGATGAGTGGAGCAGTCAATCAGGTTGCTATTAAGGTTCGTTCCTTGGATGATTTAAAACTAACCAAACATAGAATCTTATCAAGGTTAAACGAAGACAACTGGAACAAAAAAATTCAAGATGAAACATCATGGTCTGTTCGAACGATCGCTGAAGAACAAGAAAACTTTTTAGCTGCACTAAGGCTTGAAAAAACAATCATCTCCATCATTGTATTTTTATTTATTGTCCTTGCTGCACTTGGGATGGTTGCTACTGTCCATTCATTGATTCGAGCAAAAAGAAGATCCATTGGAACTCTGAAGGCTCTTGGCCTTGCTTCCAATGATATTCTTTTGATTTTTACATTAAATGCAATGATCGTAGGGATTTTGTCTTCGCTCGTCGGTGGAATGGCTGGGATCTTTATTGCGACTAAGTTAGAAGTCATCATCAACGTAATCTCTGAGATCATCAATGGAATTGGTGGACTATTAAACCCTGGGGATTGGGATCCAGTAGAACTTGTACCAAAAGATATTTATTATTTTGATCATATCCCTGTGGACATTGATATTTCTTTTATCTTTATGGTGACAACGGCTGCGACCATTCTTTCGGGTCTTGCTGGTTATTTCCCTGCACGTATGGCTGCGAATCTAAACCCTGTGGATACAATCCGAAATGACTGA
- a CDS encoding ABC transporter ATP-binding protein — translation MTDMNIKPTVSVRKLEKYYQVVDKRYHIISGLDFEVLPGEIVSVEGASGVGKSTLLNILGAMDSFDDGEVEVCGVSLKNLNEKQRESFRAEKISFIFQQHLLLPDFTALENVMMPLLIAKMNPGLAKQQATEILKKVGLGERTDSFPSQLSGGESARVGVARALVGRRQLILADEPTGNLDRDNSRHLMDLIKELQNEFKFSLILVTHDLELASMAHKRNRIVSGQLTSVT, via the coding sequence ATGACTGATATGAATATAAAACCAACTGTTTCCGTTCGCAAATTAGAAAAATACTATCAAGTTGTTGATAAAAGATACCATATCATTTCTGGCCTAGATTTTGAAGTTTTGCCTGGCGAAATTGTTTCTGTAGAAGGAGCATCGGGAGTGGGGAAGTCCACTCTTCTCAATATCCTTGGTGCTATGGATTCGTTTGACGACGGTGAGGTGGAAGTTTGTGGAGTGAGTCTAAAAAATCTAAACGAAAAACAAAGAGAAAGTTTTCGTGCCGAAAAAATTTCTTTTATCTTCCAACAACATCTTCTGTTACCTGATTTTACCGCTTTAGAAAATGTAATGATGCCACTTCTCATTGCAAAAATGAATCCAGGTTTGGCAAAACAACAGGCCACTGAAATTTTAAAAAAGGTAGGTCTTGGCGAAAGGACAGATAGTTTCCCATCCCAACTCTCCGGTGGAGAAAGTGCAAGGGTCGGTGTGGCAAGGGCACTTGTGGGAAGGAGGCAACTCATTTTGGCAGATGAACCAACAGGAAACTTGGATCGGGATAACTCTCGCCATTTGATGGATTTAATCAAAGAACTGCAGAATGAATTTAAGTTCTCTTTGATTCTTGTGACTCACGACTTGGAGCTTGCCTCTATGGCTCACAAACGAAATCGAATTGTTTCTGGGCAGCTAACGTCCGTTACCTGA
- a CDS encoding ATP--guanido phosphotransferase, whose translation MSFCRFCGTTEIQFRKSGKFGCVHCVSNFEFPKPKKNKIIPKNLSEDLENFVKENTNHLSLLSFRTRITRNLKSNLFPFYETYEDKLKRLLVDNKMDFYLYPDGIFSNPPRTAEPERTMGFYLGSEDHIRWESIWVFPPKNSLLFPLREKKKISLFRFLFQKSYWAHVPEWGFVSSCPTNLGMGRRDSVLLGVDPELAIGFFSNLQTLYEFGIEFAPSSDHRFRNIGKDRVLIVKISWKNASVVQKRQFYKILGLLGSY comes from the coding sequence ATGAGCTTTTGTCGTTTTTGCGGAACCACAGAAATTCAGTTTCGTAAAAGCGGCAAGTTTGGTTGTGTTCATTGTGTTTCCAATTTTGAATTCCCAAAACCAAAAAAAAACAAAATCATCCCAAAAAACTTAAGTGAAGATTTGGAAAATTTTGTAAAAGAAAATACGAACCATCTCTCTTTATTGTCTTTTCGAACTCGCATCACAAGAAATCTAAAATCAAATCTTTTCCCTTTTTATGAAACTTATGAAGATAAGTTGAAACGGTTGTTAGTTGACAATAAAATGGATTTTTATCTGTATCCAGATGGTATTTTTTCGAATCCCCCAAGGACTGCGGAACCGGAACGGACAATGGGTTTTTATTTGGGATCGGAAGACCATATCCGCTGGGAATCCATCTGGGTTTTCCCACCGAAAAATTCGCTTCTTTTCCCCCTAAGAGAAAAAAAGAAAATTTCCCTTTTTCGTTTTTTATTCCAAAAATCTTACTGGGCACATGTTCCTGAATGGGGATTTGTTTCTTCCTGCCCCACCAATTTGGGAATGGGAAGGCGAGATTCTGTCCTACTCGGAGTGGATCCCGAACTGGCGATTGGGTTTTTTTCAAATTTACAAACATTGTATGAATTTGGTATAGAATTTGCTCCTTCCTCCGATCATAGATTCAGGAACATCGGAAAAGACCGGGTTCTTATCGTAAAAATCTCGTGGAAGAACGCCTCAGTGGTTCAAAAACGTCAGTTTTACAAAATTCTTGGTTTACTAGGCTCGTATTAA